One genomic region from Rosa rugosa chromosome 1, drRosRugo1.1, whole genome shotgun sequence encodes:
- the LOC133733224 gene encoding uncharacterized protein LOC133733224, which yields MWPSKPATTFYLRQADSNQLRFMSTDKGVPESWFEVSTDGDGRVKIKVFNSLSNNYLRFSDAAYGNCVFADGNSNGYPPPTLFWPVKVNNSTVALKCLSNDKFCTRHTGYIQDGLNVNETSTTISNLSRFRLEELVLSRRIYNTDFDLKNAIIYGETPVTMATANATNNTSVDNTVEFKFAYTESKSCIWSASHSWMVGVSATVDFKVPFIGGTEVTVSAEYSGSYEWGETITSENTLETTYTVTCSADTHFYICEPDGNQGKMRHALLVLSAGRAL from the coding sequence ATGTGGCCTTCAAAGCCGGCAACAACCTTTTACCTTCGGCAAGCGGACAGTAATCAGCTCAGGTTCATGTCCACCGATAAGGGGGTTCCTGAGTCGTGGTTCGAAGTGTCCACAGATGGCGATGGAAGGGTGAAAATCAAGGTGTTCAACAGCTTGAGCAACAACTACCTGAGGTTCAGCGATGCAGCCTACGGCAACTGCGTTTTTGCTGATGGAAACTCCAACGGCTACCCACCTCCCACCTTGTTTTGGCCAGTCAAGGTCAACAATAGTACGGTCGCTCTCAAATGCTTGAGCAACGACAAATTTTGCACTCGGCACACTGGTTATATACAAGACGGTCTGAACGTGAATGAGACTAGTACCACCATTTCAAACTTGTCACGCTTCAGGCTGGAAGAGCTTGTTCTCTCTAGGAGAATATACAATACCGACTTCGACCTTAAGAATGCCATAATCTACGGCGAGACCCCGGTCACCATGGCCACTGCAAATGCCACCAACAACACCTCAGTAGACAACACTGTGGAATTCAAGTTTGCTTACACGGAAAGTAAGAGCTGCATTTGGAGTGCCAGCCACTCGTGGATGGTGGGCGTGAGTGCCACCGTCGACTTCAAAGTTCCGTTTATCGGCGGTACTGAGGTCACTGTTTCCGCAGAATATTCCGGATCATACGAGTGGGGAGAGACAATTACATCCGAAAACACATTGGAGACCACCTACACGGTTACATGCAGTGCCGACACACACTTCTATATCTGTGAGCCTGATGGCAACCAAGGGAAAATGCGACATGCCTTACTCGTATTATCAGCGGGACGTGCTTTATAA
- the LOC133726201 gene encoding uncharacterized protein LOC133726201, producing MAGLLAWAADVVGAGGGQGDEDDNPNSIPLIFTPEQQKYALDLDSKAASLSRLIHDLRLRIPPSDISQRLPHLHAHSLASNAALALQLNAHSSTREQAQLREVTLQEENAAYEKAISNCESKIQEKIEEAELLRRKLEEMEDTEKNLRDELENAQTALDTSRSRGSDEAVGNSKTSVETGDDMESSKKAILDKLEERKRELSSKEAVVQDLEKKWGEIQDNALSQPSPAQREKILDKQYHSLIEQLEAKQAQAEGLVGEIHLKEMELERLNGLWRKLESSNNEMSAARNRFGRSTSERGSASSDNILDAHHKYAGGRTENQQRLMLLRSMFVLYILALHILVFIRISF from the exons aTGGCGGGATTGCTAGCATGGGCGGCGGACGTAGTCGGAGCCGGTGGCGGTCAAGGCGACGAAGACGACAATCCCAATTCAATCCCACTGATATTCACACCGGAGCAGCAAAAGTACGCCCTGGACTTGGATTCAAAAGCGGCTTCTCTCAGCCGTTTGATCCATGATCTACGGCTCAGAATCCCTCCGAGCGACATCTCCCaacgccttcctcacctccacgctcactccctcgcttccaacgccgcccttgccctccaattgaacGCCCATTCCTCCACCCGAGAACAG GCCCAGTTGAGAGAGGTGACATTGCAGGAGGAAAATGCTGCATATGAAAAGGCTATCTCAAACTGTGAAAGTAAAATACAGGAGAAGATTGAGGAAGCAGAGTTACTTAGGAGGAAGTTAgag GAAATGGAGGACACTGAAAAGAATTTGAGAGATGAGCTGGAAAATGCACAAACAGCTTTGGATACCAGTCGATCTCGCGGATCAGATGAAGCTGTTGGCAACTCCAAAACATCAGTTGAAACTGGAGATGACATGGAATCATCAAAGAAAGCTATACTAGACAAGTTAGAGGAGAGGAAAAGAGAATTG AGTTCAAAGGAAGCAGTAGTTCAAGATTTAGAGAAAAAATGGGGAGAAATTCAAGATAATGCATTGAGCCAGCCTTCTCCAG CTCAAAGAGAGAAGATTCTGGATAAACAGTATCATAGCCTTATTGAGCAACTAGAAGCAAAACAG GCACAAGCAGAAGGCCTAGTTGGTGAAATTCATTTGAAAGAGATGGAGCTAGAAAGATTAAATGGATTGTGGAGGAAGCTTGAAAGCAGCAACAATGAGATGAGTGCTGCTAGAAATCGGTTTGGACGAAGTACATCTGAAAGAGGATCTGCTTCTTCTGACAATATCCTTGACGCTCATCACAAATATGCTGGTGGCCGAACAGAGAATCAGCAGAGGCTCATGCTGCTCAGGTCGATGTTTGTGCTTTACATTTTAGCTTTGCACATCTTAGTCTTCATCAGGATCTCATTTTGA
- the LOC133726200 gene encoding protein trichome birefringence-like 19 → MKFHAIDLPSVKYTQPYSIYRRVLLLALTLIVLTSIPLYVNKSSTTSPLPSPTTKTSTTTGLESIEEKEEEQCHIFSGNWVPYPDGPAYYTNETCTLIIPQQNCMKFGRPDSEFMKWRWKPDGCELPLFDAAEFLEIFRGKSLAFLGDSVGRNQMQSLLCLLANVTYPEDLSDQYSNDTDYFKHYVYTDYNFTMATLWAPYLVRSSDADPSGHSRNSLMNLYLDEPDEAWTSQVENFDYVIVSAGQWFFRPLVYYENGGSIGCHWCNLDNMTEIPETYGYRKAFRTVFRTLQSLENYKGVTFLRTFSPAHFENGAWNAGGSCGRTKPFSKEEMKLEGFILDMYMTQVEELKAAQNQAKQKGLDFRLMETTEAMLLRPDGHPNFYGASPHRNTTYADCVHWCLPGPIDTWNEILLHMLKTGQRST, encoded by the exons ATGAAGTTTCATGCCATTGATCTCCCCAGTGTGAAATACACACAACCCTACAGCATCTACAGAAGGGTTCTCCTTCTGGCCCTTACCTTAATTGTTCTCACTTCAATTCCTCTCTATGTGAACAAGAGCTCAACTACTTCACCATTGCCATCCCCAACAACCAAAACCAGTACTACTACTGGTTTGGAAAGCATAGAAGAGAAAGAGGAGGAGCAATGCCATATATTTAGTGGGAACTGGGTTCCTTACCCTGATGGACCTGCTTACTACACCAATGAGACTTGCACATTGATCATTCCTCAGCAGAATTGCATGAAGTTTGGGAGACCGGATTCAGAGTTCATGAAGTGGAGGTGGAAGCCAGATGGTTGTGAGTTACCTTTGTTTGATGCAGCTGAGTTTTTGGAGATCTTTAGAGGGAAGTCCTTGGCTTTTCTTGGGGACTCTGTGGGAAGGAATCAAATGCAGTCATTGTTGTGCCTCTTAGCCAAT GTGACTTATCCTGAGGACCTTTCTGACCAGTACTCAAATGACACAGATTACTTCAAGCACTATGTCTACACTGATTACAATTTTACTATGGCAACTCTATGGGCTCCTTACTTGGTTAGATCTAGTGATGCAGACCCTAGTGGACATTCCCGGAACAGCCTCATGAACCTCTACTTAGATGAGCCAGACGAGGCCTGGACAAGTCAGGTTGAAAATTTCGACTATGTGATCGTCTCAGCAGGGCAATGGTTCTTCCGGCCGCTAGTGTATTATGAAAATGGCGGAAGTATTGGGTGTCACTGGTGCAACCTGGACAACATGACAGAGATTCCAGAGACCTATGGGTACAGAAAGGCCTTCAGGACTGTGTTTAGGACGCTCCAGAGCCTCGAAAACTATAAGGGTGTGACATTTTTGAGGACTTTCTCTCCGGCACACTTTGAAAATGGGGCTTGGAACGCTGGAGGGAGTTGTGGGAGGACGAAGCCTTTTAGCAAAGAGGAAATGAAGTTAGAAGGATTTATTTTGGACATGTATATGACTCAAGTAGAAGAGCTCAAAGCAGCACAAAATCAAGCTAAGCAGAAAGGTCTGGACTTTAGATTGATGGAAACAACTGAAGCAATGCTGCTGAGACCTGATGGACACCCAAATTTCTATGGAGCCTCACCGCATAGGAATACGACTTATGCCGACTGTGTTCACTGGTGCTTGCCTGGCCCTATTGATACGTGGAATGAAATTTTGCTGCATATGTTGAAGACAGGGCAGAGATCAACTTGA